A window of Citrus sinensis cultivar Valencia sweet orange chromosome 7, DVS_A1.0, whole genome shotgun sequence contains these coding sequences:
- the LOC102618171 gene encoding protein DUF642 L-GALACTONO-1,4-LACTONE-RESPONSIVE GENE 2-like, translated as MYRISVLLVLLCATCHVVLSVTDGLLPNGNFEYGPKRSQMKGTVVTHPNAIPNWQISGYVEYIKSGHKQGDMLLIVPEGVFAVRLGNEASIKQNIKVTKGRFYSMTFSAARTCAQEEKLNVSVSPNLETNDWAILPMQTMYSNNGWDSYAWAFVADAEEVEITIHNPGVEEDPACGPLIDSVALKVLYPPKRTGVNILKNGNFEEGPYVFPNASWGVLIPPKIEDDHSPLPGWIIESLKAVKYIDLKHFFVPEGRRAIELVAGKESALTQVVKTEVNKTYALSFAVGDAGNGCAGTLGVEAYAGRENVKVTYASKGKGGFKKALLRFKAVSPRTRIMFLSTFYNMQSDSSGSLCGPVIDDVKLLVAHKIRSLRV; from the exons atGTACAGAATCTCCGTGCTCTTAGTTCTTCTTTGTGCCACCTGTCACGTAGTGTTATCAGTCACCGATG GATTATTACCAAATGGTAACTTTGAGTACGGTCCAAAGCGGTCACAAATGAAAGGCACAGTAGTAACACACCCAAATGCCATACCAAACTGGCAAATCTCCGGCTACGTAGAGTACATAAAATCCGGCCACAAGCAAGGCGACATGCTGCTCATCGTCCCTGAAGGAGTCTTCGCCGTGCGGTTAGGCAACGAGGCATCGATCAAGCAGAACATTAAGGTCACCAAGGGCAGGTTTTACTCTATGACATTCAGTGCAGCCCGCACTTGTGCTCAAGAAGAGAAGCTCAATGTCTCAGTTTCACCAAACTTGGAAACGAACGACTGGGCAATCTTGCCAATGCAAACAATGTATAGTAACAACGGCTGGGATTCTTATGCGTGGGCTTTTGTTGCTGATGCTGAAGAAGTTGAGATTACAATTCACAATCCTGGAGTCGAGGAAGACCCAGCTTGTGGCCCTCTTATTGATTCTGTTGCTTTGAAGGTTTTGTATCCTCCTAAACGTACTGGAG TCAACATATTGAAGAATGGAAATTTTGAGGAGGGACCGTATGTGTTCCCTAATGCATCATGGGGGGTCCTAATCCCACCCAAGATCGAAGATGATCACAGCCCTCTCCCAGGATGGATCATTGAATCCCTTAAAGCCGTCAAGTACATTGACCTCAAACACTTCTTCGTCCCCGAGGGCAGACGTGCCATCGAACTCGTGGCCGGAAAAGAGAGTGCGTTGACACAAGTTGTCAAGACCGAGGTCAACAAGACCTACGCCCTCTCATTTGCCGTCGGCGACGCCGGCAACGGCTGCGCCGGGACGTTGGGCGTAGAAGCTTATGCTGGCAGAGAAAACGTTAAGGTAACGTATGCGTCCAAGGGCAAAGGTGGATTCAAGAAAGCCTTGCTTAGGTTCAAGGCCGTGTCACCGCGCACACGCATCATGTTCCTCAGTACATTCTACAACATGCAAAGCGACAGTTCGGGGTCGCTGTGTGGCCCCGTGATTGATGATGTTAAGTTGCTTGTTGCTCATAAGATACGATCACTACGTGTGTGA
- the LOC112495595 gene encoding uncharacterized protein LOC112495595 isoform X1 — MAIIGPFGVEGVGKITSLSKPYPEFLGAVILNGWAPRPMENGTESEITILDIQGSELGDGDTNLDFTGPVVALDGGRSPAQPKIKIDQLSSSNQKVEHSILFKDVQIECFSKLQDRIISRELGYQIAMIRKK; from the exons ATGGCAATAATTGGCCCTTTTGGCGTGGAAGGAGTTGGCAAAATTACTTCATTATCAAAACCATATCCTGAATTTTTAG GAGCTGTGATACTCAATGGGTGGGCTCCCAGGCCTATGGAAAATGGAACGGAGTCCGAGATTACAATCCTTGACATTCAAGGATCTGAGCTTGGGGATGGGGACACCAACTTGGACTTCACTGGTCCAGTTGTGGCTCTAGATGG CGGAAGAAGTCCAGCGCAGCCTAAGATTAAGATTGATCAATTAAGTTCTTCAAATCAAAAAGTCGAACATAGTATTCTGTTCAAAGatg TTCAGATAGAATGTTTCTCAAAATTGCAGGACAGAATAATCTCAAGGGAACTGGGATATCAGATTGCTATGATACGGAAGAAATAA
- the LOC112495595 gene encoding uncharacterized protein LOC112495595 isoform X3, producing the protein MAIIGPFGVEGVGKITSLSKPYPEFLGAVILNGWAPRPMENGTESEITILDIQGSELGDGDTNLDFTGPVVALDGSDRMFLKIAGQNNLKGTGISDCYDTEEIISVWKVR; encoded by the exons ATGGCAATAATTGGCCCTTTTGGCGTGGAAGGAGTTGGCAAAATTACTTCATTATCAAAACCATATCCTGAATTTTTAG GAGCTGTGATACTCAATGGGTGGGCTCCCAGGCCTATGGAAAATGGAACGGAGTCCGAGATTACAATCCTTGACATTCAAGGATCTGAGCTTGGGGATGGGGACACCAACTTGGACTTCACTGGTCCAGTTGTGGCTCTAGATGG TTCAGATAGAATGTTTCTCAAAATTGCAGGACAGAATAATCTCAAGGGAACTGGGATATCAGATTGCTATGATACGGAAGAAATAATCAGTGTTTGGAAAGTCAG ATGA
- the LOC112495595 gene encoding uncharacterized protein LOC112495595 isoform X2, which yields MVDGVLTGLSFKRLLTGAVILNGWAPRPMENGTESEITILDIQGSELGDGDTNLDFTGPVVALDGGRSPAQPKIKIDQLSSSNQKVEHSILFKDVQIECFSKLQDRIISRELGYQIAMIRKK from the exons ATGGTGGATGGTGTCTTAACTGGTTTGAGTTTCAAAAGACTACTTACGG GAGCTGTGATACTCAATGGGTGGGCTCCCAGGCCTATGGAAAATGGAACGGAGTCCGAGATTACAATCCTTGACATTCAAGGATCTGAGCTTGGGGATGGGGACACCAACTTGGACTTCACTGGTCCAGTTGTGGCTCTAGATGG CGGAAGAAGTCCAGCGCAGCCTAAGATTAAGATTGATCAATTAAGTTCTTCAAATCAAAAAGTCGAACATAGTATTCTGTTCAAAGatg TTCAGATAGAATGTTTCTCAAAATTGCAGGACAGAATAATCTCAAGGGAACTGGGATATCAGATTGCTATGATACGGAAGAAATAA
- the LOC102617608 gene encoding probable disease resistance protein At5g63020 has translation MGNILTVQLSCDALFTRCLDCCVGRTTYVCNIEDNLVALRTKMDDLIEARNDVMRRVTIAERQQMTRLNRVQLWLTRVQGLAIEVDQLQEVKSQEVERLCLGGFCSKNCKSSYKFGKKVAKKLREVSTLIDEGAFHVVADRQPEAAVEERPIEPTVGLESTLDKVWSCLGEENVGIIGLYGMGGVGKTTLLTQINNKFLDSRKDDFDVVIWVVVSKDLKIERIQDDIWKKIGLCDNSWRSKSLEDKAVDIFRVLSKKKFVLLLDDMWKRVDLTQLGVPLPSPTTASKVAFTTRFVEVCGAMKAHEYFKVECLAHEKAWILFQEHVERQTLESHPDIPELAETVTKECGGLPLALITIGRAMACKKQPEDWKYAIQVLRRSASEFPGMDEVYPRLKFSYDSLPGEKIRSCFLYCCLFPEDYKIHKMSLIDYWISEKILDNNDRSRAINEGYYIIGVVLHSCLLEEAGNDWVKMHDVIRDMALWIATEIEKEKENYLVEAGAGLTEVQVLQGIERWKGVRKISLMQNQIRNLPFTPICPDLQTLFLKGINELPRELKALVNLKYLNLDHTTFLHPIPSPLISSFSMLLVLRMFNCKSSSMANVVREVLIDELVQLDHLNELSMSLHSIRALERFLSFHKLKSCTGSLYLNVWEHSNWLDVLSLGELKNLHTLHMQFPFLDDLKFGCVRVGTHAFHSLHTVRIYYCSKLRDLTWLALAPNLRKIEVHTCANMEEIISPGKISQVQNLNPFAKLEYLVLENLMNLKSIYWSPLPFPQLMEIRVNGCPILQKLPLDSSSAKDRKIVIRAKQHSWWANLKWEDEAAKNAFSHCWVHA, from the exons ATGGGTAACATATTGACAGTTCAATTATCATGTGATGCCCTTTTCACTCGTTGCCTGGATTGCTGCGTCGGAAGAACAACATATGTATGTAATATTGAGGATAATCTTGTGGCCTTGCGGACCAAGATGGATGATTTGATCGAGGCAAGAAATGATGTAATGAGGAGGGTTACCATTGCAGAACGACAACAAATGACACGGCTGAACCGCGTGCAGTTGTGGCTTACCAGGGTGCAAGGTCTGGCGATTGAAGTTGATCAACTACAAGAAGTTAAATCTCAAGAAGTTGAGAGATTATGCCTTGGAGGCTTCTGTTCCAAGAACTGCAAGTCAAGCTACAAATTCGGAAAAAAAGTAGCTAAAAAGCTGCGAGAGGTGTCCACTTTAATTGATGAAGGAGCTTTCCATGTGGTGGCTGACAGGCAACCGGAGGCTGCAGTGGAGGAAAGGCCTATTGAGCCAACTGTAGGCCTGGAATCAACACTTGATAAAGTTTGGAGCTGCCTTGGAGAGGAGAATGTGGGGATTATTGGTCTATATGGTATGGGGGGAGTTGGAAAAACTACCCTGTTAACACAAATCAACAACAAGTTTCTTGATTCGCGGaaagatgattttgatgttgtGATATGGGTAGTGGTGTCTAAAGATCTGAAAATTGAAAGGATTCAAGATGATATCTGGAAAAAGATAGGCTTGTGCGACAATTCATGGAGAAGTAAGAGTCTCGAAGATAAAGCGGTGGACATCTTCAGGGTTTTGAGCAAGAAAAAATTTGTGCTCTTGTTGGATGATATGTGGAAGCGAGTTGACTTGACTCAATTGGGAGTTCCTCTTCCAAGCCCAACGACTGCATCCAAGGTGGCCTTTACAACTCGTTTTGTTGAGGTTTGCGGGGCGATGAAGGCTCATGAGTATTTCAAAGTGGAGTGTTTGGCACATGAGAAAGCCTGGATTTTGTTTCAGGAGCATGTTGAAAGACAGACTCTTGAAAGTCATCCAGATATTCCGGAGCTGGCTGAAACCGTGACGAAAGAGTGTGGTGGCCTGCCATTAGCCCTCATTACCATTGGTCGAGCCATGGCATGCAAGAAGCAACCTGAGGATTGGAAATATGCGATTCAAGTTTTGAGGAGATCAGCCTCTGAATTTCCAGGTATGGATGAAGTATATCCTCGTTTAAAGTTCAGCTATGACAGTTTGCCTGGGGAAAAAATAAGATCTTGTTTCTTGTACTGTTGTTTATTTCCTGAAGACTATAAGATTCATAAAATGAGCTTAATAGATTATTGGATTAGCGAGAAAATTTTGGATAACAATGATAGATCTAGAGCAATAAATGAAGGATACTATATTATTGGCGTTGTGCTTCATTCATGTTTATTGGAGGAAGCGGGCAATGACTGGGTGAAAATGCATGATGTTATCCGTGACATGGCTTTGTGGATTGCAACTGAAATTGAAAAGGAGAAAGAGAATTATTTGGTTGAAGCAGGTGCTGGATTAACAGAAGTGCAGGTACTGCAGGGGATTGAAAGATGGAAAGGGGTGAGGAAGATTTCATTgatgcaaaatcaaattaggAATCTACCATTCACTCCAATTTGTCCTGATCTCCAAACTTTGTTCCTTAAGG GCATCAATGAGTTGCCAAGAGAGTTAAAGGCGCTGGTAAATCTCAAGTATTTGAACTTGGATCATACAACATTTCTCCATCCAATTCCATCACCCCTGATATCTAGTTTTTCAATGTTACTTGTGCTGAGAATGTTTAATTGTAAATCTTCGTCTATGGCTAATGTTGTTAGAGAAGTTTTGATAGACGAATTAGTGCAGCTGGATCATTTGAATGAGTTGAGCATGTCCTTGCACAGCATCCGTGCTCTTGAAAGATTTTTGAGCTTCCATAAGTTAAAAAGTTGTACTGGGTCTCTTTACCTTAATGTTTGGGAGCATTCCAATTGGCTTGATGTTTTATCCTTAGGAGAGTTGAAGAATCTTCATACACTGCACATGCAATTTCCATTTTTGGATGACCTGAAGTTTGGATGTGTGAGAGTGGGAACTCATGCTTTCCATAGCCTTCACACAGTTCGCATATATTATTGCTCAAAACTGAGGGATTTGACATGGCTTGCTCTTGCTCcaaatttaaggaaaatagAGGTACATACTTGCGCTAATATGGAAGAAATAATCAGTCCTGGAAAAATAAGCCAAGTACAGAATCTAAACCCGTTTGCAAAACTTGAGTATCTTGTACTAGAAAATCTAATGAATTTGAAGAGCATCTACTGGAGCCCCTTGCCCTTCCCACAGCTGATGGAAATCAGAGTAAATGGATGCCCAATTCTTCAGAAACTTCCACTTGATTCCAGCAGTGCAAAGGATCGTAAAATTGTTATCAGGGCAAAGCAGCATTCCTGGTGGGCGAATTTGAAATGGGAGGATGAAGCAGCTAAAAATGCTTTTAGCCACTGTTGGGTGCATGCATGA
- the LOC102617317 gene encoding cytochrome c1-2, heme protein, mitochondrial-like, translating to MSIVRKIKIGPEGYGRFNRFISNLSRQNRDDAKKMPALTHLFTNNNHDEFGSSGTKSIGMLALLGAGASGALSCATVAYSDEAEEGLHCPNYPWPHKGILSSYDHASIRRGHQVYQQVCASCHSMSLISFRDLVGVAYTEEETKAMAAEIEVVDGPNDEGEMFTRPGKLSDRFPQPYANEQAARFANGGAYPPDLSLITKARHNGQNYVFALLTGYRDPPAGVSIREGLHYNPYFPGGAIAMPQMLNDGAVEYEDGTPATEAQMGKDVVTFLSWAAEPEMEERKLMGFKWIFVLSLALLQAGYYRRLKWSVLKSRKLILDVVN from the exons ATGA GTATAGTCAGGAAGATCAAGATTGGACCTGAAG GGTATGGAAGGTTCAATCGGTTCATTTCCAATCTCTCACGTCAAAATAGAGACGACGCTAAG AAAATGCCAGCGTTGACCCAcctttttacaaataataatcatgATGAATTTGGATCTAGTGGCACAAAGTCCATAGGGATGCTTGCTCTTCTTGGGGCTGGTGCTTCAGGGGCTTTGAGTTGTGCGACTGTAGCTTATTCAGATGAGGCGGAAGAGGGCTTGCATTGCCCCAACTATCCATGGCCTCACAAAGGCATCCTCAGTTCATATGATCATGCTTC GATTCGAAGGGGTCACCAGGTGTACCAGCAAGTTTGTGCATCATGTCACTCAATGTCACTGATTTCTTTTCGTGATCTTGTGGGCGTGGCATATACTGAAGAAGAGACAAAAGCTATGGCAGCAGAGATTGAGGTGGTTGATGGGCCCAATGATGAGGGCGAGATGTTTACCCGACCTGGCAAGCTAAGTGATCGTTTTCCTCAGCCATATGCGAATGAACAAGCAGCCAGGTTTGCTAATGGAGGGGCTTATCCTCCTGATCTCAGTCTTATCACAAAG GCCCGTCATAATGGTCAGAACTATGTATTTGCTCTTTTAACTGGTTATCGGGATCCTCCAGCTGGTGTCTCG ATTCGAGAAGGGTTGCACTATAATCCTTACTTTCCTGGTGGCGCTATAGCTATGCCACAAATGCTAAATGATGGTGCTGTTGAATATGAAGATGGTACCCCGGCAACAGAGGCTCAG ATGGGGAAGGATGTTGTAACATTTTTGTCATGGGCTGCCGAGCCAGAAATGGAAGAGAGAAAACTG ATGGGATTTAAATGGATATTTGTGTTGTCACTCGCGCTTCTTCAAGCTGGTTATTACCGACGCTTAAAATGGTCAGTCCTTAAGTCTCGAAAGCTGATCCTTGATGTTGTCAATTAA